The Thamnophis elegans isolate rThaEle1 chromosome Z, rThaEle1.pri, whole genome shotgun sequence DNA window AGAAAAGGCACGATTTAGCATTCACAAAGCTCAGCTTTTATAGAaacaaaaaagttttaaaagtatcTAAACCAGCTTAATCCTCCAcagtttaaacaaataaaatgaagagGAGAGTGACTTATTAACAGAGACTGCGCACAGGTTTGTATGTTAAATAGCACACAGCTTCTGTGCGGCAGATCAGAAAATTAATCTCTCCTAATATTGGAAATCTCTCTTAAATCTGTTTCAAAAACAAAGTGTTTTTGCTTCTCTATATTAGCCAAAGAACCGTGAAGTACTGGAGAATGAATACCATATGCATAATGAAGGTAATGACATTTAGTCaattatagccttctctaagctagtgctctttaaatatttttaaacagtttaCTCTGATGGTTGGAAGAAATGATGGGAGTATCATCTGTTTTTTGCCTACTACAATGTTGCTTGCATTTATAGTTTGACACAGAAGGAAGGTAAGATATTTCGagttgaaggtaaaggttcccctcgcacatatgtgctagtcattcctgactccaggggatggtgctcatctcagcttcaaagccgaagagtcagcactttctgaagacgtctctgtggtcaggtggccagcatgactaaatactgaaggctcacggaatgctgttaccttcccatcaaaggtggttcctatttttctacttcctttttttacgtgctttcaaactgctaggttggcagaagctgggacaagtaacaggagctcactccattacatgacgctagggattcgaaccactgaactgctgacctttctgatcgccaacttcagtgtcttagctactgagccaccatgtccctttcaaGTTAGACTTCCCTAATTCAGCTGCCTCTAAATATGCTgtattatattaaaagaaaactctGCCCCCCCAGCATAATCTGGTCAGGAAGATGAATTCATTCTGAAGACCAAATCCTTAAAACAGAACTGGCATGGGTGTTATTTAGCAGATCTGCTATATCTACAGGTATATGAGGATCTACTAGCTATACGGCATTAGATCCAAAACTGTAAGCAAGAACAAAGGTTCCTGCAAGTGGAATAGATAAAGAAGGTTGTCACAATGATTTTATGGAGTTCAAAGAACTTGTGGGCAACATCTGGAAGACCAAATTCTAGAGCTTGGAGAACAGTTTGTATTTAGAGATTCTTAGGGATACTAGAATGCAGAAGCATATGCAGaaatgaaaatacattatgaGTTTTCAGTGCATAGAAACAGATGGCAGTCAAGTAAGGGAATAGAATGACAGTTGGAGGATGAATCCAGAAATTAGGATAGGAATATGCAAGAACTCACAGTATTATTTGGTGcatcattggaaaacacataaaAATCAGCTATTTGTTTTAAAGCAAACAGAATGTTGGGAAGATTGTGCATTTGCTCTTTACCAAAATATTTTTCTAAGAatgatggttttttaaaaaaaaaatggtttatgtGATAGATCTTGCTTTCTCCTTGGAGGTTCATTATCTAGTGACAATTTTGAGAAAGCAGTGTGGAATACAAAAGGAAATCAAAACAATATCCCTAGGTTTCCCAGATTCATCATACAAACTAAAAAATTAGCATGGAatggtttttctttttgcttctaaGATGAGGTTTAAGGATGCTTCAGCAAATTATGTTAGAGTGAGCATATTAGCAAAGCCTGAGAAGCATTAAAAGGATTATACATCTAAGTTAGTAGGCAGCCAattttctataaataaaaaagcagGGAAGGGGGGAAGCACCCACAGTATTTATTGGACTCTTTTTTGAAGGCTTTAATATTAGCAAGCTCATCCAAAAATGCCTGCCCGGTCTTCCTCAAGTGCTCTGAGTTCCTTTTGCTCAAAAACCATCCATAATACAAGGGGAGGAAATCCTTTTCTAAACTGGGCTTCAATTTCTTTAGCTCATCAGCTGAAAGTTTCCATTGATTCTTATCCTTGAGCTGCAAGCAATCCATTTTCCATGAGGTTTTGGGCTCCACAATGATGACTTTGTAGCGGTATTTGTCTGCAATGTCAAAAAGCTGCTCTAACCGCTCCCGTTCGTGGTGGGTGTCATCTACCACCACCACGCTGATGTCACGCTTGCAATAGTCAGCTAGATCCTCATCCACCTTGTTGTAATCATCAGGAATGGCACTCCTGATAGCAGGCTGGATTTTATAGTGATCAACTGAAATGATTTTGCAAGCATTCTTATACTTGTCTTGGATGGCCTGCGCCAAGGTAGATTTTCCACTGCCTGGTAAACCTCGGAgaacaaaaaaagtttttgattCCAGAATGGTGGTAATCGTTTCATCATCATCCAGAAAGGGGAACTGCAAACTCTCAGGGCGCTCCTTGGGCTGGGAGgacattttcttaaaaaacttTGGCAGGAACACGTGGCTCTTCCGGGCGAAGCCTTTGTTCTGAAatcaaaaaggagagagagagagagggaaagaaagaaagaataattgtGTGATTCTATTGGAACATTCCAGAGAGAGATACCATCATTTCTCCTTAATAATAGGCCACTGTTTTCAATCTCAACTGAAGgggggaattattattttttttgttattgctCCTCCTGCTGCTGGTTATTCAGATGAGCACAAATGGCCTAGTGATGGCTTTTAAATAGCACTATTATGTCACAGAAGAGCTCGGTACATTCCAGAAGTAGCAGCCCTTTCAGTCAGCTGTAGCAAAATCCTGGACCTACCTTTCCCAGTCTGGTGCCCTTCAGTTTTCATGACCAGTGTAACTACCTGTCCATTGGCTAGTAGAAGGTTATAAGGTCTGCAGTTCAATTCATATAGCCAACTTGTGCTGTGCTGTGGAAGGTTTGTTGTCTTGTAAGGCTGGAGCTTGCCCAATTCTGTATATACTTCATATGAAGttcagccctcaacttacaacagttcatttagtcatcattcaaagttacaacagtactgaaaaaactgacttctgaccatttttcatacttacgaccattgcaacatccccaaggaacatgtgatcaaaatccagacacttggcaactgattcatatttatgacagctgcactgtcccagggtcatgtgatctctttttgcatctctctttaatcccgtctgacaagcaaagtcagtcataagttgaggactacatacatacatacgtacatacatatgtatgtatgtatatttgttttcataaattttcatgagtgtaggtatgctggtcttgtattcgggtcttttcccgtgtaagattgagattgtcttagcaatgttggaaaccagccctagtcaacaaatgagccccacccaccacccaggcagttacaacacaaaacaacaacggacacacagccagcaccaatcagcaccaatctaccaatcatgatacagccacagccaatcaatccacttactgaaacaaagccagcactccatacacacataccaagatttatagaaagatggcagctccgaccacccTTTAagccaaaaatacatacatacataccttatAAATTTGCCACATTTATTTTCTCCAGTGAGCTCTTTTGTTGCTTATTAAAAAGGAAGTAACTTAGCTACCATCTACCATCTGTACCTCttgtacaggtaattcttgacttacgaccataactgagcTCCAAatttgctgagacatttgttaagtaagttttgtcccatcttacaatctttcttgccacagttgttaagtgaatcactttaataacacagttgttaagtgaattttgcttccccattgagtttgcttatcAGTGGGTTGTAAAATATTATCACATGACCTCCAgcatactgcaaccatcataaatatgggccagttgccaggcatccaaattttgatcacatgaccgtggagatgcttcaatggtcttaagtgtgaaaaaccttcataagttactttttttcagtgccattgtaatttcagtcattaaatgaactgttttaggTCAAAGACTACCTTCTCTGAGCTTCTGAGATGATGCTGGATCAGCAAATAACGTTTAAACTGAACAAAATGcttaagaaaggaaaagaaacgcAGCAATTATTAGAAGGCCACCACTTTTATTGTATATTGAATTCATTGTCATTTAAAGGAAacaagtttattatttttattagaagtATTTTTAAAGTGTATCAAATTCTTAATTTGAGACACTTTATCAGAAAATAATAAAGGGGAcagaaaatactttaaaatgagAACTTTAAAAAGGCTGACAATTAgggaatgggaggaaggaaggaagaaaaaagagagggaggaaggggggaggagcaAGTGGGAAGGAACATTGGCCACAAATCTCTGaaactaaaaaataaattaca harbors:
- the CNP gene encoding 2',3'-cyclic-nucleotide 3'-phosphodiesterase, with amino-acid sequence MNKGFARKSHVFLPKFFKKMSSQPKERPESLQFPFLDDDETITTILESKTFFVLRGLPGSGKSTLAQAIQDKYKNACKIISVDHYKIQPAIRSAIPDDYNKVDEDLADYCKRDISVVVVDDTHHERERLEQLFDIADKYRYKVIIVEPKTSWKMDCLQLKDKNQWKLSADELKKLKPSLEKDFLPLYYGWFLSKRNSEHLRKTGQAFLDELANIKAFKKESNKYFGQPPEEPKLKIDLTSYFVKRPPGVLHCTTKFTDFGKAPGADDYAQQDVVKTSYGKSFFLTISALFITPRTAGARVELSEQQMLLWPGDVDVLQPAVSLPKGSRAHITLGCASGIEAVQTGLDLLEFAKLEKAGNKGEEVGEIGGGKLLSFGNGMWMLSLSKKIEVRAIFGGYYGKGKLVPTQGGSKRGSPFNSCIII